In Gemmatimonadota bacterium, the genomic window TCGCCGCGCCCCACAACGCATTGAAGAGCAGCTTGAAGGTGTTCCTCGGCTGCCCGCGGAAGTGTGGAGTGAAGGCGAAGAGGACGACCTGGCCGGACCCGACCGCGACCTGGGCAGCGGCCGTCTGGCCAGCGAGGTATTCGTCTCCCCCGAGCGTCCATCCGCTCACCAGGTAGTCGGTCTCCGGATAACAGACTGGGGTCGAGACTCCGGGTCGTCGCACAGTGGGCTCCAGAACCTGGCTGCGCGCGAAGAGCGTGACGGCGTCCGCGTCCATTCCGTATCCCAATGGGTGCGTGGGATCGACCTCGAGCCGGATGATCGAGCCGGGCAGGAAGAAGTCCTGTGAGGAGACGCCCCGAGTGCGGTTACGGAACGGGAGGGCAAAGGTGCTGATCGCGTAGTCGACCGCGGCGTCGAAGGCCACGAGCCATCCGCCGTCCTCGACGAACGACCGCAACGCCGCCGCGCCCTCGGCACCGAGGCCACCGACGTACTGCTCCGGCATCGACCCCGGAGCGTTCCCGTCACGGATTCCCGACTCCTCCTGCGCGGGCAGGACGATCACGTCGAACTCCGACAGCGCCCCTCCTTGGATGTCCGCGTCCCAAAGGTTCTGCCACGCGATGCCGTACTCATCGAGTACCCAGCGCGTCCACCCCTCCGGCATGGGCGCGCGCCACGAGCGGTAGATCGCCACCCTCGGTGCGCGCACGACCGCCAGAGCGTCCGCCGCCGGCGCCGCGGGTAATCCCGTGAGCGTGAGACCGAAGTCGCTGGACAGCCGCCCCGCCTCGTCCTCGCTGAGTCCGGGAAGCCAGAAAGCGCCAGCCGGTACGTCCGCTACGTTGCCGGCGGCGGTGGAGAGCGAGCGCGTGGCCCGGAAGAGCTCGCCGCCGCCCGCCAGGTACTCCCGAAGCCCCCGGTACACCCAATTCGAGGTGCCGTCCAGGAGGTAACCGGCCGAGCCTGTCCCCGTCACGGAGCCAACCGCCGAGCTCACCACACCCCACTCGCCGAGGGGCATCTCGAAAGGCTCGTCCACGTTCACGACTTCGAGACCCATCTGGAAGCGGAGCTCGTAGCCGGTCATGTCGTAGGGAGGAATGGGCGGACCGCCTGGGTACTGGCGGCGATCCGGAAAATCCTTCGGCTCCATGAGGTCGACCACGTACGGGCGGAATGCCTGGGGCGGGATCACGTAGGAGCCAGCGGGGAAATCTTGTCCGCCCGCCCGGAAGCCCTCATCGGCCAGAACGAACTCGATTCCCGACTGCGACATGAGATCCATGAACTCGACCACGGAGCTCGCGTCGTGTGAGGCACTCGGGTCGAGCACGTACGCGAACGGGCCACCCTCGGCGGCCATCCCGCGCTCGATCTGCCTCCTGCCCATCCAGTAGTGGTTGAACAGGTACTCCTCCTTGAGCTTCGCGCCGGTGGCGGCCACGGCTTTCGCCGCGGTCATCATGTAGTCCATCGCGTCGCGGATGTGCCAGCAGCCTCCCAGCCACGGGTTGTTGTAGTTGGTGGACGGCGTGAGCGCGGGAAGATCGCCCGAGCGGGCCCCGAACGTCTCCGGAATGTCGTCGTAGCAACGCGGCGTCGCGTATCCGGCTCCCGCGGTCTCCGTGAGGAA contains:
- a CDS encoding peptidase M14, producing MSRSKPFSGRFMRAGLCVVALLAQACAPADSGVPEPADIIGFAPGEDFKLANYGPIAEYFVALAASTDRMVLEQIGESTRGEPLYLAAISTPANLARMDRYKEITRTLAYARDPDGGYGTILPEDEARALAQEGKAIVWIDGGLHATEVAHGQVMPEMAHYFVTDESPETQDIRENTILLLMANMNPDGLDIVADWYMSNVGTEFEMSRVPELYHHYIGHDNNRDWFMLTQVETQAVTRQLYHNWFPQIVYNQHQTGPFPGRIWMPPFANPVNPNLDPLLVSSLNQMGHSMRKRFDVEGKPGVSSGIVYDLWWNGSMRGGPDYHNMLGFLTETAGAGYATPRCYDDIPETFGARSGDLPALTPSTNYNNPWLGGCWHIRDAMDYMMTAAKAVAATGAKLKEEYLFNHYWMGRRQIERGMAAEGGPFAYVLDPSASHDASSVVEFMDLMSQSGIEFVLADEGFRAGGQDFPAGSYVIPPQAFRPYVVDLMEPKDFPDRRQYPGGPPIPPYDMTGYELRFQMGLEVVNVDEPFEMPLGEWGVVSSAVGSVTGTGSAGYLLDGTSNWVYRGLREYLAGGGELFRATRSLSTAAGNVADVPAGAFWLPGLSEDEAGRLSSDFGLTLTGLPAAPAADALAVVRAPRVAIYRSWRAPMPEGWTRWVLDEYGIAWQNLWDADIQGGALSEFDVIVLPAQEESGIRDGNAPGSMPEQYVGGLGAEGAAALRSFVEDGGWLVAFDAAVDYAISTFALPFRNRTRGVSSQDFFLPGSIIRLEVDPTHPLGYGMDADAVTLFARSQVLEPTVRRPGVSTPVCYPETDYLVSGWTLGGDEYLAGQTAAAQVAVGSGQVVLFAFTPHFRGQPRNTFKLLFNALWGAATEQLPTGAGAACGANR